The genomic interval ACTTTTATCAAAGCCTGATGATGAATACAATGTTCTAAATTATAAAGCAGTTCTCTGTAATAATTACTCTGAATTCTAAAAGTAAGTCCGTCAATCATTTGTTCTAAAAAAAGAATTTTATTTTCTGACTTTAAACTCTTTTTAATTTTCAGAATACATTCGTTTGCAAATTGAGTTTCGGTTTGAATACGTTTGTTACGTTCTCTGTTATCATAATTTAAAACTTCAGATTCATAACTATTTTCAAGACATTGAAACATTTCAATAATATGGCGCGTGTGTTCGCCAATACTTGAGTTACTCAAAGCCGCACAGGGCTCTGAGTATAATTGATCAGATAACTGGTTTAATAAATTTGTTAACTCATCTAAACTTTGGTTTATTGATTTTATCAGCATGATTATTTTGTTTTTAGAAGGTTAATTATTTTGTTCTTATTTAAATAAAGTAATCCTAAACAAGATAGAAACGTAATCAGAGCGAGAGTAAACAAAAGCCCGCCATC from Flavobacterium sp. carries:
- a CDS encoding DinB family protein, giving the protein MLIKSINQSLDELTNLLNQLSDQLYSEPCAALSNSSIGEHTRHIIEMFQCLENSYESEVLNYDNRERNKRIQTETQFANECILKIKKSLKSENKILFLEQMIDGLTFRIQSNYYRELLYNLEHCIHHQALIKVAVLQFENVLLNENFGVARSTIEYRKQCVQ